The proteins below are encoded in one region of Segatella copri:
- a CDS encoding (Fe-S)-binding protein encodes MKVGLFVPCYVDALYPEAGVATYKLLKHYGLDVGYPEKQTCCGQPMANAGFQYKSEKVIETFDELFKDYDYIVAPSASCAAYVKVYYPKILEGKHECISSKKIMDVVEFLHDVLKVDHVPGKFPHVVSVHNSCHGVRELGLSSPSERHIKPFNKIIDLLNMVEGITIHEPERKDECCGFGGMFSIEEPAVSTRMGEDKIKRHMATGAEFVTGPDSSCLMHMAGIAKKENMPIKFIHVVQILAAGL; translated from the coding sequence ATGAAAGTCGGATTATTCGTCCCTTGTTATGTGGATGCCCTTTACCCTGAAGCGGGTGTGGCTACATACAAGTTGCTTAAGCATTACGGACTAGACGTGGGTTATCCCGAAAAACAGACTTGCTGCGGCCAGCCAATGGCTAATGCCGGTTTTCAGTACAAGTCGGAGAAGGTCATAGAGACATTTGATGAACTGTTCAAGGATTACGATTATATCGTAGCTCCTTCTGCCTCATGTGCCGCTTACGTAAAGGTGTATTATCCTAAAATCCTTGAGGGTAAGCACGAGTGTATTTCCTCAAAGAAAATCATGGATGTTGTGGAGTTCCTTCACGATGTGCTGAAGGTGGATCATGTGCCGGGCAAGTTCCCGCATGTGGTGAGTGTACACAACAGTTGTCACGGTGTGCGCGAACTGGGATTGTCATCTCCTTCTGAGCGCCACATCAAGCCTTTCAACAAGATTATCGACCTTTTAAATATGGTGGAAGGCATTACCATCCACGAACCGGAGCGCAAGGATGAGTGTTGCGGATTTGGCGGTATGTTCTCTATTGAGGAACCTGCCGTTTCTACCCGTATGGGCGAGGACAAGATCAAGCGCCACATGGCTACAGGCGCTGAGTTTGTTACCGGACCGGATTCTTCCTGTCTGATGCACATGGCTGGAATCGCCAAGAAAGAGAATATGCCGATCAAGTTTATTCATGTTGTTCAAATATTAGCTGCAGGACTATGA
- a CDS encoding lactate utilization protein B: MSTEHSKRAAKFTQNVEKTTWHDATFWSVRQKRDKMAQELPEWEDLREHASEIKMHTITHLADYLDMFSKNLESRGVKVHWAKDAQEFNEIVLGILKDHNVKKMVKSKSMLTEECEMNPYLEQHGIDVVETDLGERIIQLLHQKPSHIVMPAIHLKREEVGKMFEEKGISKEIGNYDPTYLTRCARHHLRDQFMEAGAGMTGCNFGVAATGDCVVCTNEGNADMTTSMPKLHIVAMGIEKLVPDYKSLAVFQRLLCRCGTGQPTTAFTSHFRQARPGAEMHVVLVDNGRSDILADKDHWQTLKCMRCGACMNTCPVYRRSGGYSYTYFIPGPVGVNLGMLKNPQKYSDNVSACTLCLSCDNVCPSKVGPGSQIYVWRQSLEKLGKADPVKKAMSNGMKYLFDRPVLYTTALKFAPLANLIPECCTHFSNWNAWGIGHAMPEFAKKSFHQLWKEGKVK; this comes from the coding sequence ATGAGTACAGAACATTCCAAGAGAGCTGCGAAGTTTACGCAGAACGTAGAGAAGACCACCTGGCACGACGCTACCTTCTGGTCTGTTCGTCAGAAGAGAGATAAAATGGCGCAGGAACTTCCTGAGTGGGAAGATCTCCGCGAGCATGCGTCTGAAATCAAGATGCATACGATTACCCATCTCGCCGATTACCTCGATATGTTTTCCAAGAATCTGGAGAGCCGTGGGGTGAAGGTTCACTGGGCAAAGGATGCACAGGAGTTTAATGAGATTGTGCTCGGTATCCTGAAGGATCATAACGTGAAGAAGATGGTGAAGTCGAAGTCGATGCTCACCGAGGAGTGCGAGATGAATCCTTATCTGGAGCAGCACGGCATTGACGTGGTGGAGACCGACCTGGGTGAGCGCATCATCCAGCTCTTGCATCAGAAGCCTAGCCATATCGTGATGCCTGCCATCCACCTGAAGCGTGAGGAGGTAGGTAAGATGTTCGAGGAGAAGGGTATCTCCAAGGAAATCGGCAACTATGATCCTACTTACCTGACCCGCTGTGCCCGTCATCATCTCCGCGACCAGTTTATGGAAGCCGGAGCAGGTATGACCGGATGTAACTTCGGTGTGGCTGCTACCGGCGATTGCGTGGTTTGCACCAACGAGGGTAATGCGGATATGACTACTTCCATGCCTAAGCTCCATATCGTAGCGATGGGTATTGAGAAACTGGTTCCTGATTATAAGTCATTGGCTGTGTTCCAGCGCCTGCTTTGCCGCTGCGGAACCGGTCAGCCTACCACCGCCTTCACTTCTCATTTCCGCCAGGCTCGTCCGGGTGCCGAGATGCATGTGGTATTAGTGGATAACGGCAGAAGCGACATCCTTGCTGATAAGGACCACTGGCAGACGTTGAAGTGTATGCGCTGCGGTGCCTGCATGAATACCTGTCCGGTTTATCGTCGTTCAGGCGGTTACAGCTACACCTATTTCATTCCGGGTCCTGTAGGTGTGAACCTGGGTATGCTGAAGAATCCTCAGAAGTACAGCGATAATGTTTCGGCATGTACTTTGTGCTTGTCATGCGATAATGTCTGTCCTTCCAAGGTAGGACCGGGTTCTCAGATTTATGTCTGGCGCCAGAGTCTGGAGAAGTTGGGTAAGGCTGATCCTGTCAAGAAGGCGATGTCGAATGGTATGAAGTATCTCTTCGACCGTCCTGTGCTCTACACCACAGCCCTGAAGTTTGCGCCACTCGCCAACCTGATTCCTGAATGCTGTACGCACTTCAGCAATTGGAATGCCTGGGGCATCGGCCACGCCATGCCTGAGTTTGCAAAGAAGAGTTTCCACCAGCTTTGGAAAGAAGGAAAGGTGAAGTAG
- a CDS encoding LutC/YkgG family protein, with product MKKEDFLNKLRKNTHVQFDMPAVDVKGIQYEDTLKQFIEMTESVGGHVIEAKEGESLDELVKKAYPEAKVFASHLPEITIAQKNPDTVAEANDLNGTDVGIVRGEVGVAENGCIWIPQTMKEKAVLFISEYLVIFLEKEKIVNNMHEAYARIEMDPKYNFGTFISGPSKTADIEQALVMGAQAARGVTVILL from the coding sequence ATGAAGAAAGAAGATTTCCTGAACAAGTTGCGTAAGAATACGCACGTTCAATTCGATATGCCTGCCGTAGATGTGAAAGGTATCCAGTATGAGGATACGCTGAAACAGTTTATTGAGATGACGGAATCGGTAGGTGGCCACGTGATAGAGGCGAAGGAGGGTGAGAGTCTGGATGAGCTGGTGAAGAAGGCTTATCCGGAAGCCAAGGTCTTTGCCTCTCATCTGCCAGAAATCACGATTGCCCAGAAGAATCCTGATACCGTGGCTGAGGCTAATGACCTGAATGGTACTGATGTGGGTATTGTTCGTGGTGAAGTAGGTGTTGCCGAGAATGGCTGCATCTGGATTCCTCAGACCATGAAGGAGAAAGCGGTGCTTTTCATCTCGGAATACCTTGTGATATTCCTCGAAAAAGAGAAGATTGTGAACAATATGCATGAGGCTTATGCCCGTATTGAGATGGATCCGAAGTACAATTTCGGTACTTTCATCAGTGGTCCTTCCAAGACTGCCGATATCGAGCAGGCTCTGGTTATGGGTGCGCAAGCTGCTCGTGGTGTGACAGTTATACTCTTGTAA
- a CDS encoding GNAT family N-acetyltransferase: MTNTSDMQDIMFEIIKYTPEYRQQWDEYVAKARNATFLFYRNYMDYHSDRFKDYSLLFFKKGKLHSILPAHQVGKTLCSHFGLTYGGLIMNIHVTISDVCQLFEELNVYLRLQGFEKVQYRPIPWIYHLHPSEEDLYAIFWKCKAHLSLRNIGTTIFMQQKLRWRKDHLRRLKKAHQNGVTVVRDASLSEFWEVLNENLEKRFGAKPVHTLQEMELLKSRFPENIIQYNAYRNGHIIGGLTFYITQQVVHGQYSSTNDEGKEFGAMEAIYEQIMYHDYPDYPYLDFGSSTEQQGAWINEGLIAHKEGYGGRGVVYDTYEWTV, from the coding sequence ATGACGAATACCTCAGATATGCAAGACATCATGTTTGAAATCATCAAATACACCCCCGAATATCGCCAGCAATGGGATGAGTATGTGGCAAAAGCCCGAAACGCTACGTTTCTCTTTTACCGCAACTATATGGATTACCATTCCGATAGGTTCAAGGACTATTCTCTCCTATTCTTCAAGAAGGGAAAGCTTCATTCCATCCTGCCAGCCCATCAGGTAGGCAAGACCCTCTGCTCACATTTCGGACTCACCTATGGCGGACTGATCATGAACATCCACGTCACGATTTCAGATGTCTGCCAACTCTTTGAGGAATTGAATGTCTATCTGCGCCTTCAGGGTTTCGAGAAGGTACAGTATCGTCCTATTCCCTGGATCTATCATCTCCATCCTTCAGAAGAAGATCTCTATGCCATCTTCTGGAAATGCAAGGCTCATCTTTCGCTCCGTAATATCGGCACAACCATCTTCATGCAGCAGAAATTGCGCTGGCGCAAAGACCACCTGCGCCGCCTGAAGAAGGCTCATCAGAATGGAGTGACCGTAGTGAGAGATGCAAGCCTGTCGGAATTCTGGGAGGTATTGAATGAGAACCTGGAAAAGCGATTTGGTGCCAAACCGGTACACACGCTTCAGGAAATGGAACTTCTGAAAAGCCGATTCCCCGAGAATATCATCCAATACAATGCTTATCGCAACGGGCACATTATAGGAGGCCTCACCTTTTATATTACCCAGCAAGTGGTACACGGACAATATAGTTCTACCAACGATGAGGGAAAGGAATTCGGAGCCATGGAGGCTATCTACGAACAGATTATGTATCATGATTACCCCGATTATCCCTATCTGGACTTCGGCAGTTCTACGGAACAGCAGGGAGCCTGGATCAACGAAGGCCTCATCGCCCACAAGGAAGGTTATGGAGGAAGAGGCGTGGTTTACGACACCTATGAATGGACAGTATAA